The window TTAATGGTGAAACAGACCTTATAGTTATTGATGCTGCCCTGCTCGTTGAAACAAACCTTATTGATTTGTGTGACAAGATACTCTTTGTTAAGACGAGCCGCGACATTTGTGAAAAGAGAGCACAGGTATATCGTAAATGGCCTTTATGTGAAATAGAAAAGAGAGAAAGATTTCAAGATTCAATAAAAGATAAAATGCAGACTGCAGATATCATAATAAACAATGACTTCTCGAAAGCAGATACTTTCAAGCAAGTGAAAGATTTTTTGAAACAATTTATAACAAATTTACAATTTGGAGGTAATAATGGTTACAGCAAAAACGAAAGCACCACAAACTGACGAAAAAGATACAAATGAGAGGTACGAAGAGATAAAAAAAGGTGATATGCACATAACTGCACTTCAGAAAATGACCATAAAGGAACTGCAGGATACATCCAAGAAAGAAGGAATAAAGGAGTATACCGGACTAAAAAAACAGGATTTAATATTTAAAATCCTTAAGGAACGGGTTAACCAGAATGGCCTCATGTTTGGTGAAGGGGTTGCTGAAGTATTATCTGAAGGATTTGGATTTTTACGTTCACCAGACTATAATTACCTGCCTTGTCCCGATGATATTTATATCTCCCCCTCACAAATCAGACGTTTTGGCATCAGGACAGGAGCGATAATCTCAGGGCAAATCCGACCGCCAAAGGAAAATGAAAGATATTTCGCCCTGCTCAGAGTAGAGGCCATAAACTTCGAAAATCCGGATATAATGAATGAAAATATTGTTTTTGACGATCTGACACCACTCCATCCTGCAAACCGTCTG is drawn from Candidatus Scalindua sp. and contains these coding sequences:
- the coaE gene encoding dephospho-CoA kinase (Dephospho-CoA kinase (CoaE) performs the final step in coenzyme A biosynthesis.); translation: MGKVIGITGGVASGKSTVAQMLVSEGAQIIDADKICHRLLENSEVKNLIRERWGNKVEDENGTINRHVLGNIVFSDRKELSALNQIIHPRAIKLIKSKIHELTVNGETDLIVIDAALLVETNLIDLCDKILFVKTSRDICEKRAQVYRKWPLCEIEKRERFQDSIKDKMQTADIIINNDFSKADTFKQVKDFLKQFITNLQFGGNNGYSKNESTTN